Proteins from a genomic interval of Symbiobacterium terraclitae:
- the folB gene encoding dihydroneopterin aldolase: protein MDRIVLSGMRFYAYHGVLPEETRLGQEFLVDTELYLDLRAAGEQDDIRQTVNYGKVYRTVKAIVEGAPFRLIEAVAERVAAEVLEQYRNVSAVTVRVHKPRAPIPGAFSGVMVEIHRRREP from the coding sequence GCGCTTCTACGCCTACCACGGGGTGCTGCCCGAGGAGACGCGGCTAGGGCAGGAGTTTCTGGTCGATACTGAGCTGTACCTGGACCTGCGCGCAGCGGGGGAACAGGACGATATCCGGCAGACGGTGAACTACGGCAAAGTCTACCGCACGGTGAAGGCGATCGTGGAGGGTGCCCCCTTCCGGCTGATCGAGGCGGTGGCGGAGCGGGTGGCCGCAGAGGTGCTGGAGCAGTACCGCAACGTCAGCGCCGTCACCGTGCGCGTTCACAAGCCCCGTGCCCCGATTCCGGGCGCCTTCTCCGGCGTGATGGTCGAGATCCACCGGAGGCGGGAGCCGTGA